The genome window AACTGCATGTCTATTTCAATGTTTCCACTCATTCTCcgattaaatgaaattgtttcaCATTGCTGATTAACCAAACTCATCTcattgttctttttttctccACCCACACAGATCGCTGCGAAGTCTGACCATGGTCGCCGAGTCGGAAGATAATCAAGAGGTCTAAAGTATGCACAAGAGAATTTTGCTCGTCTTCTTGTGATTAGTTTGTAAATAATCTACATAAAGCTGTTCCGAAAGCCACCTAACAAGCTGCATACACTTTCGCAGATACAAAtcttatattgatattgatatactcgtatacatatctgcatttgtatctgtatctctgcGTATCTTTGGCCCCTCTGGATAATTTCGCAATGGGTCTCAACAAATATCTATCGATATCCACCTAGACATAAGCCTTAAAACAGAAGAatctattaatttaaaacaagcaaccaaaaaataaCATAGCAAAGCATttaaacagaaacaaaaaaacataataaaccCACACACTaaacatatagtatatgcaCACAATTATTTGTATACAACTAAgatataaaatgcaataaagcTTAAACTTATCCATACAGTGCTTGAACTTATTATAATTAACTTAGAAGAAATGGCGTTCTTCGCTTCAGAAAAAAGGAAGACGTAATTGAGTTTTTATATAGCAATTGAGGTTGTTGAATCCGACACCTTATTTTAGAAAATCATTAATATTCACTTATTGATAGACTCCCATAGCAACAGTTCGAAATAGTAAATACGAACATAACTAACTCAATATTACGTTACATTCATTAAGCGCAGTAGAATACACGTTTTCAACTAATCTATTTCTCGCTTCCGGTCTAAAGTATTATTAAGGGTTCCATAAATTCTTCAAGCCCGATTCAATATGCCCTGCTCACAAGCCCCATTTAAATTGGGGATATTTGCATAAGTTGGTCACGCTTTAATTGTTGGCCTTGATTTAGGTCTTATGTAAAAACCCTTTGATTACACTTATTATGATATAATGTAGCTTGTTTATAATTGCATGTAAGTGGCGAATGTAAAAACAGTTTGTCTGGTGTCTGGGCCGAAAGTTCGTGCCGCATCGACCGCCCCAAAAAAGTTGTGAACGTGTTAAAAGACGCACTAGCAATGGGCCCAAAATAAACAGCTCAAAGATATTTCGATGCGTAATTCTCGCCTACGtgtaaataccaaaaaaccaaaagtaaAACTCAAATGAACATCACAACTCGATTCACTGAATGATCGCCAATGATGATTTACAGCAGTTTACAGCCATCATAAATGAAGTTCTAAATGAAGTTAATACTCCATATTGAGAGCTTTAATACAACTTGGTAGAATGCTGTCCCAGCTTCAACTGCAGATGCCAACGAAGGCATCTAAAGCGACTGACGATATCGGCCAAGTTTGGTTTTTATCTGGCCGCATGGAAGCATTTGGTTTAATCATTGCGCAATTCTTGTTCCGGCATCGCCATCCACATTGTCATCGATCACGTCCAGAACTGAAAACAACCATTACTCATGCGATGCTATGCGATGCATCGAAGACAACAAAAAGTGCCGCAACGGAAGCTTGGCTTCGCTTTCTTCTACCTGTCATCTACAGCATAGCTATTGCCGTCTTGCTCTGGACCATCAAATCGCTCGCTTTAGCCATGAATTTTTGGAGCAACTGTTTTAAGCTGGTGCAGCGCTGCTTCTTCCGGTTTGCAGCGCACGTGGAGACCGCTCATGAATTGGCATAGACAAAATTGagacatttttgtttttcggtttatatttttgtttgtattctTTGCACTTACTTATTTTCTTGGGCTCTGTGCGGCGTCGACTGAGAAGTCGACTGCGACCGCGACAGCGACTGCAGCTGACAATTGTTTCTTCTACTTAAAGCACGCATCGGTGCAAttggcatttaaattatgcaaCATTCTTGGATGCACCAGAGACAATTTAAACGCGTCGCCATCGCTTCAAGTCACACTAACTAGTGAACCGCGTAGCCAAGCGCATTAAAGGACTCGAAGGACTCGCGATAAAAAAGAGAAGTTAGTGAAAAACGCGCTGCGGGAAAAGTGCAAGTGAAAAGTGGAAATAAAGATTTATTCGTGATATATTGAGTGACAAGTGATTACTATGATGCACTGCATCTGGCTACTGGCcattgttgtggctgtggccTATGGTCGCTCGCTGCACGTGCCGAGCGCATACAACCCTCATCCTCTGCTGCCCAATGCCTACTATCCCCAGCCCTACTCCTATCCACCTCCCTCTCCTTATGCCTATGGTTACCAGTCGCGTCCACTGATCTACAGTCCACCTGGCAGTTACTTTGACAACGCCTATGGGCTACATAAACCACTGCCTGGAGGTGGCAATCCAGTCGCCGTCGACTACGTAAGTTAATTGActcaaattatatttgcagCTTTGTTCAAAGTTAGGAATAATTCTTGatttagaaaaattaaaagaaattaaatacgttaaaattgatagaaaattaatttgatatttcaaAAGTAATTAATTCTTACAAGAATACGAAACACGTGTTTATTAGGATCAGACATATGTAATGTGTGaagtttatggtatattaaacaaattaattttattaacttcTGAACATTTTACTAATGGAAGAATTGCATTCAACATATTTCTGTGTTATTAtgaattctttttattaatttctgaGTCACTTCTGATATTGATAATAATctaaaaataagaagaaactTATTAATTCATATTGACTTTTATGATTCCCTTTAGAACAATCGCTGCTCTCGTAACTATCTCGGCATTAAGCCGCATCCGGATCAGCAGCAATATTATTATGTCTGTCGCCCCAACTGCGTGATCTTCAGCAAATGTCCGAATTTAGAGGTAATTGCCTGCCAGTATTTAACCAAGTCAATCCTAACTTATCAGTTGATTCCCCACAGCGTTTCAACTCGAGTAGCGGCAAGTGCGTACAGCGTGTGCGTCCCGATTATCCTGTTTATTGTGTCAAGGAGGGACGCTTTCCTTACGCCTACGACTGCAAGGTCTACTACAAGTGCGATGCGAATCTGAGACTGGAATGGTACGGTTGCCCATCTGGCACAATTTTCTCGCCCATTAGCAGCAAATGTATTCCTGGTGATGTCTGTCCTTCCACGGAAATCTCGAACAATGGCAGCTACATTCCGGAGAATTGTGAACTCAAGTTCCCCGAGTGCTCAGAGGAAGGCACATTTGTGTCGCCCACCGACAGTTCCTTGTACTACACCTGCAAGCTGCAACCAAGTGGCAACTATTTGCAGACACGCTTCAAGTGAGTTATAAATCTCCAATCTGCTTATTCCGCATAttaatcttttttattatCCTTTCTTAGGTGTCCTGGAAACAACTGCTTCGATCCAGAACGCAAGATTTGTCAGCCTaggcgcaacaacaacttccAAAGCTACGTGCCCATAGCAGAGCTTGCCTACGCTCCCATGGCACCTTTCTATCCTTATCTGCCACAACATGGCAACCCCGAGCCAACTTTTGAGGAGGAATACGATCCGGTGCGCGAGGAGAAATTGGAAGCGGAGCCGGAAGCTAAAGAGAGTCCAACTTCTGAAGTGGAGAATGCACAAGTCAAGATTGTGATACTGCCACCGAAGACAACAGAAaccacgacaacaaccacTACAGCAGCTCCCACCAAGAAGTATCCTTCGTATCCCTATGGCTATGGCTATGGCTACGACAAACCCGAGACCCACAGTCTTGTCAAGGAAAACCCCGAGCAAGAGGCAGTGgttaatattgttattataccAACAACAGCCAAGCCACAAGAGGATACTACGAAATACGAATACAAGAAATACACATACCCCACTCAATCCTCCTCGACACATGCCACTCAACCAACAAAGCCCGCTTCTAAGGCTCCCATCCTTGTTCCGGCACCAAAGCCTGCGCTTATCGAGAAACAAGTTTTGCATAGAAAAATTGTCATCCTTCCTCCCATTACAACATCACAAACTGAGGAGCCCACAATACCAACCACAACAACTCGCAAGCCAACGACAACAAGCACCACTCAGAAACCCACCACCCctaagccaacaacaacatcaactacaaaaactacaacaacagaaaagaCAACAACTCCGAaaaccacaacgacaactacaactaaagCTCCGACTACTACCACAACGACAACTCCGaaaccaacaactacaacaacatccAAACCAACCACAACATCCAAgactaccacaacaacaactttaaagCCAACCACCGGAGGAACTTCGCAAACGACATCGGTTGATAGCACAATTCGTACCACAAGACAGCTGACCACGAAACTAACGACCTTGACACCGTCACCTTCAACAGTTAAGACGACAAACCCACCTTGTCACCCAcccaccacaacaaccacaaccaagcttccaacaacaaccacaacgactaCAACTCCTAaaccaacaacatcaacaacaaaagcaaccacaaccactcctaaaccaacaacaacttcgacaacaaaaacaaccacTCCAAAGCGAACCACAGCTTCGACCCCAAAAACAACTCCGAAActaacaacaacttcaacatcAAAAATAACTcagaaaccaacaacaatttcaacaacaaaagcaaccacaaccactcctaaaccaacaacaacttcgacaacaaaaccaactccCAAACCAACAACCACTtcaataacaacgacaactccgaaaccaacaacaacttcgacaacaaaagcaaccacaaccactcctaaaccaacaacaacttcgacaacaaaaacaaccacTCCAAAGCGAACCACAGCTTCGACCCCAAAAACAACTCCGAAActaacaacaacttcaacatcAAAAATAACTcagaaaccaacaacaatttcaacagCAAAACCAA of Drosophila nasuta strain 15112-1781.00 chromosome 3, ASM2355853v1, whole genome shotgun sequence contains these proteins:
- the LOC132793353 gene encoding mucin-2 — encoded protein: MMHCIWLLAIVVAVAYGRSLHVPSAYNPHPLLPNAYYPQPYSYPPPSPYAYGYQSRPLIYSPPGSYFDNAYGLHKPLPGGGNPVAVDYNNRCSRNYLGIKPHPDQQQYYYVCRPNCVIFSKCPNLERFNSSSGKCVQRVRPDYPVYCVKEGRFPYAYDCKVYYKCDANLRLEWYGCPSGTIFSPISSKCIPGDVCPSTEISNNGSYIPENCELKFPECSEEGTFVSPTDSSLYYTCKLQPSGNYLQTRFKCPGNNCFDPERKICQPRRNNNFQSYVPIAELAYAPMAPFYPYLPQHGNPEPTFEEEYDPVREEKLEAEPEAKESPTSEVENAQVKIVILPPKTTETTTTTTTAAPTKKYPSYPYGYGYGYDKPETHSLVKENPEQEAVVNIVIIPTTAKPQEDTTKYEYKKYTYPTQSSSTHATQPTKPASKAPILVPAPKPALIEKQVLHRKIVILPPITTSQTEEPTIPTTTTRKPTTTSTTQKPTTPKPTTTSTTKTTTTEKTTTPKTTTTTTTKAPTTTTTTTPKPTTTTTSKPTTTSKTTTTTTLKPTTGGTSQTTSVDSTIRTTRQLTTKLTTLTPSPSTVKTTNPPCHPPTTTTTTKLPTTTTTTTTPKPTTSTTKATTTTPKPTTTSTTKTTTPKRTTASTPKTTPKLTTTSTSKITQKPTTISTTKATTTTPKPTTTSTTKPTPKPTTTSITTTTPKPTTTSTTKATTTTPKPTTTSTTKTTTPKRTTASTPKTTPKLTTTSTSKITQKPTTISTAKPTTTTPKPTTKSTTLKPTTTSTTKATTITPKPTTTSTTTTPKPTTSTTKTTPKPTTASTTKATTTTPKPTTSKPTTPQPTTTSTTPKPTTTSTTKVTTTTPKPTTTSTTTTTPKPTTTTTPNQTTTSPTTTSTTKKTTTTSKPTTTPNPTTTSKPITTPKPTTTSTTKETTTTTTQKPTTTVATKAPTTKIATTASTTTVKSTTTSATKAPTTTTITTTTTTPKPTTTTTKTTTTQKPTTTSITTTTTTTTPKTTTTTTKAPTTEPPTTTPKPATTTTKATTTTKATTTPKPTITTTKTPTTEPTTTTPKPTTSTTTKAPTTTESTTTTTTPKPTTPSTKAPTTTPTTTTTTSKPTTTTVTTPKPSTTTKVTTPKPTTTRTTPSASPTTAATSKTTTKLTTAESTIRTTRQSTTQLATSKTTPSAITTTTAGQNTTLVTTTEPPPCHNSADTTVDYGTEKVPELILKVYEPIDVKVIFCPRACDEDHDHQYDPADNYKTHSNSSCTSNCDEPKHPRHHSVDLAWKPVNLTNTIGFETMT